One segment of Pseudodesulfovibrio sp. 5S69 DNA contains the following:
- a CDS encoding PhoH family protein, translating into MQVDVLARQGVIPEEIVLPVTKLEFDDGHMASQLFGPHGQHLKLLGERIGVRIESRGNTLVIHSPEGEEQKGDLAAQVLTQLYAMIRRGKSVYPQDVDFACRILERQPSADVCEVFKGDVYATSAKRTVSPKSLNQREYLDAIRESDMTFGIGPAGTGKTYLAVAMAVGALTRREVKRIVLTRPAVEAGEKLGFLPGDLAEKINPYLRPLYDALHDMLDFAKVQDYQESGVIEVAPLAFMRGRTLNDAFIILDEAQNTTPEQMKMFLTRLGFGSKAVVTGDVTQIDLPVHAKSGLLHARRILEGVKGVKFITFDEKDVIRHPLVGRIVRAYDAHEGNEQ; encoded by the coding sequence ATGCAAGTGGATGTTCTTGCGCGCCAAGGAGTAATTCCGGAGGAAATCGTTCTGCCCGTCACCAAGCTTGAATTCGACGACGGCCATATGGCCAGCCAACTTTTCGGTCCCCACGGCCAGCATCTGAAACTCCTGGGCGAACGCATCGGCGTGCGTATCGAGAGCCGGGGCAACACCCTGGTCATCCACTCCCCGGAGGGGGAGGAGCAGAAGGGCGATCTGGCGGCCCAGGTCCTGACCCAGCTCTACGCCATGATCCGGCGCGGCAAGTCCGTGTACCCGCAGGACGTGGACTTCGCCTGCCGTATCCTCGAGCGCCAGCCCTCGGCCGACGTGTGCGAGGTCTTCAAGGGCGACGTCTACGCCACCTCGGCCAAGCGGACCGTGTCGCCCAAGTCCCTGAACCAGCGGGAATATCTCGACGCCATCCGCGAGTCGGACATGACCTTCGGCATCGGCCCGGCGGGCACGGGCAAGACCTACCTGGCCGTGGCCATGGCCGTGGGCGCGCTGACCCGCCGCGAGGTCAAGCGCATCGTCCTGACCCGTCCGGCGGTGGAGGCGGGCGAGAAGCTCGGCTTCCTGCCCGGCGACCTGGCCGAGAAGATCAACCCGTACCTGCGGCCGCTCTACGACGCCCTGCACGACATGCTCGATTTCGCCAAGGTCCAGGATTACCAGGAGTCCGGGGTCATCGAGGTGGCCCCGCTGGCCTTCATGCGCGGGCGCACCCTGAACGACGCCTTCATCATCCTGGACGAGGCCCAGAACACCACGCCCGAGCAGATGAAGATGTTCCTGACCCGGCTCGGCTTCGGATCCAAAGCCGTGGTCACCGGCGACGTCACCCAGATCGACCTGCCGGTCCACGCCAAGTCCGGCCTGCTCCACGCGAGGCGCATCCTCGAAGGGGTCAAGGGCGTGAAGTTCATCACCTTCGACGAGAAGGACGTTATCCGCCACCCGCTGGTGGGGCGTATCGTCCGGGCCTACGACGCCCATGAGGGCAACGAACAATGA
- a CDS encoding helix-turn-helix domain-containing protein, with product MRGIRGKQLYNLLFYGVIFAVAAVGSLAYMGVREIRHDAAMVAVENSARGLSGAVTVLLNAVRNSNQEMGQGLLKSLKPAALRKEFGAVLKDHQNLEAIMLSDGQGLRYLLTRRFGGMVEAVPDDLHTVLSWTLLKDGKAGDKPFLGWKMDLAQVDTVLSDEFSHLEPGQVNWRSANRFHHVNVAWITASSLVESGSGQRLMLSFAFPAEAILSQLSGAERGGAERIFLYWGDGRAMPVSGLGTDVSPDLAGQALTPDKLPDPVVRKAVSGLAALEDGTPDKPFSFTSGGETWWTWAMPLSIFGDTLSLGVAVPRQNVLSTLTSDSFLQAGAVVLILMAFGVLFILHRSRGRIESLGMRREAATTAGEVIDLIQTGEGGRLEFKQTLRFNIKSGKNGKEIEHACLKTVSAFLNSEGGTLLVGVADDGTVTGFDEDNFDSDDKALLHFNNLVDRHIGTEFSRYIDSRVIEVGEKRVLRVHCIPAPVPAILDAAKGEEFYVRSGPASRCLTLKQFHDWLGRHQ from the coding sequence ATGCGCGGCATCCGAGGCAAGCAGCTGTACAATTTGCTTTTTTACGGCGTCATCTTCGCGGTGGCGGCGGTGGGCTCGCTGGCCTACATGGGGGTGCGCGAGATCCGTCACGACGCGGCCATGGTGGCCGTGGAGAACTCGGCGCGCGGCTTGTCCGGCGCGGTGACCGTGCTCCTCAACGCGGTGCGCAACTCCAACCAGGAGATGGGCCAGGGGCTGCTCAAGAGTCTCAAGCCCGCCGCCCTGCGCAAGGAGTTCGGCGCGGTGCTCAAGGACCACCAGAACCTGGAAGCGATCATGCTCAGCGACGGGCAGGGGCTGCGCTACCTGCTCACCCGGCGCTTCGGCGGCATGGTCGAGGCCGTGCCCGACGACCTGCACACCGTTCTGTCCTGGACCCTGCTCAAGGACGGCAAGGCGGGCGACAAGCCCTTCCTCGGCTGGAAGATGGACCTGGCCCAGGTGGACACCGTCCTGTCCGACGAGTTCAGCCACCTGGAACCGGGCCAGGTCAACTGGCGCAGCGCCAACCGCTTCCACCACGTCAACGTGGCCTGGATCACGGCCTCCTCCCTGGTGGAGTCGGGCTCGGGCCAGCGGCTGATGCTCTCCTTCGCCTTTCCGGCCGAGGCCATCCTGTCCCAGCTCAGCGGGGCGGAACGTGGCGGGGCGGAGCGGATTTTCCTCTACTGGGGCGACGGCCGGGCCATGCCCGTGAGCGGGCTGGGCACCGACGTGTCCCCGGACCTGGCCGGACAGGCCCTGACCCCGGACAAGTTGCCCGACCCGGTGGTCCGCAAGGCCGTGTCCGGGCTGGCCGCCCTGGAGGACGGAACCCCGGACAAGCCGTTTTCCTTCACCTCGGGCGGCGAGACTTGGTGGACCTGGGCCATGCCCCTGTCCATCTTCGGCGACACGCTTTCCCTGGGCGTGGCCGTGCCGCGCCAGAACGTCCTGTCCACCCTGACCAGCGACTCCTTCCTCCAGGCCGGCGCCGTGGTCCTCATCCTCATGGCCTTCGGCGTGCTCTTCATCCTGCACCGCAGCCGGGGTCGCATCGAATCCCTGGGCATGCGCCGCGAGGCCGCGACCACCGCGGGCGAGGTCATCGACCTCATCCAGACCGGGGAGGGCGGCAGGCTGGAGTTCAAGCAGACCCTGCGCTTCAATATCAAGTCCGGCAAGAACGGCAAGGAGATCGAGCACGCCTGCCTGAAGACCGTGTCCGCGTTTCTCAATTCCGAGGGCGGGACCCTGCTCGTCGGCGTGGCCGACGACGGCACCGTGACCGGTTTCGACGAAGACAACTTCGACAGCGATGACAAGGCGCTCCTGCACTTCAACAACCTGGTCGACCGACACATCGGCACCGAGTTTTCGCGCTACATCGACAGCCGGGTCATCGAGGTGGGCGAAAAGCGGGTCCTACGCGTGCACTGCATTCCGGCCCCGGTCCCGGCCATCCTGGACGCGGCCAAGGGCGAGGAGTTCTACGTGCGCAGCGGGCCGGCCAGCCGGTGCCTGACGCTCAAGCAGTTCCACGACTGGCTCGGCAGGCACCAGTAG
- a CDS encoding argininosuccinate synthase, with the protein MQKIDKVVLAYSGGLDTSIILKWLKNNYDCDVICMTADLGQGEEMDGIEAKALKTGAVKAYVEDLREEFVRDYVFPMFRANALYEGRYLLGTAIARPLISKRMVEIAEMEGAQAVAHGATGKGNDQVRFELATMALNPRLTTIAPWREWELKSRTDLINFAKDNEIPIPVSRKKPWSIDANLLHTSFEGGELEDPWNAPGPDCYRNITPPEKCPDEPEEITIDFEAGDPIAINSVKYSPAALLAKLNELGGKHGIGRVDMVENRFVGMKSRGVYETPGGTILAAAHRDLEGLCMDREMMHLRDSLIPKYAEMVYYGYWFSPEREALQAMIDKSQEKVTGTVRVKLYKGNCVPLGRKSPFSLYNSELATFEEDYVYDQADAAGFIKLVGLRLKGRMQQSKWGGKETEDSCE; encoded by the coding sequence ATGCAGAAAATAGATAAGGTCGTGCTCGCTTATTCGGGCGGGCTGGACACCTCCATTATTCTCAAGTGGCTGAAGAACAACTACGATTGCGACGTGATCTGCATGACCGCCGATCTCGGCCAGGGCGAGGAGATGGACGGCATCGAGGCCAAGGCGCTCAAGACCGGCGCGGTCAAGGCCTACGTGGAGGATCTCCGCGAAGAGTTCGTACGCGACTACGTCTTCCCCATGTTCCGGGCCAACGCCCTGTACGAGGGCCGCTACCTGCTGGGTACGGCCATCGCCCGGCCGTTGATCTCCAAGCGCATGGTCGAGATCGCCGAGATGGAGGGCGCCCAGGCCGTGGCCCACGGCGCCACCGGCAAGGGCAACGACCAGGTTCGGTTCGAGCTGGCCACCATGGCCCTGAACCCGAGGCTGACGACCATCGCCCCGTGGCGTGAGTGGGAGCTCAAGTCCCGCACTGACCTGATCAATTTCGCCAAGGACAACGAGATCCCCATCCCGGTCAGCCGCAAGAAACCGTGGTCCATAGACGCGAACCTGCTGCATACCTCGTTCGAGGGCGGCGAGCTGGAAGACCCGTGGAACGCGCCCGGGCCGGACTGCTACCGGAACATCACCCCGCCCGAGAAGTGCCCGGACGAGCCCGAGGAGATCACCATCGACTTCGAGGCCGGCGACCCCATCGCCATCAACTCCGTGAAGTACTCCCCGGCGGCCCTGCTGGCCAAGCTCAACGAGTTGGGCGGCAAGCACGGCATCGGCCGGGTGGACATGGTGGAGAACCGCTTCGTGGGCATGAAGTCCCGCGGCGTGTACGAGACCCCCGGCGGGACCATCCTGGCCGCCGCCCACCGCGACCTGGAAGGGCTGTGCATGGACCGCGAGATGATGCACCTGCGCGACTCTCTCATTCCCAAATACGCCGAGATGGTGTACTATGGGTACTGGTTCTCGCCCGAGCGCGAGGCCCTGCAGGCCATGATCGACAAGTCCCAGGAAAAGGTCACCGGCACCGTGCGGGTCAAGCTGTACAAGGGCAACTGCGTGCCGCTGGGCCGCAAGTCCCCGTTCTCGCTTTACAATTCCGAGCTGGCCACCTTCGAGGAAGACTACGTGTACGATCAGGCCGACGCCGCCGGATTCATCAAGCTGGTGGGCCTGCGCCTGAAGGGCCGCATGCAGCAGTCCAAATGGGGCGGGAAAGAGACCGAAGACTCCTGCGAGTAA
- the argF gene encoding ornithine carbamoyltransferase: protein MPKHFLTILDIPRDEVKQVILRAKEMKDAKVRTDLLDGKTVLLIFEKASTRTRVSFEVGVRQLGGDPVFIAARDSQLGRSEPLKDTARVLSRYADGLVVRTFGQEKLETLVDYGDIPVVNALTDEYHPCQVMADVLTMFERTPDLDKVKVAWVGDGNNMAHSFINGSAVFGYELRLACPEGYKPDQAILDKAVSLGAKITLTEDPKAAVAGADYVNTDVWASMGQEEEQKKREAAFAGYMVDESLMGLAAPNASFMHCLPAHRGEEVSESVFESPASIVWDQAENRLHAQKAILEWIFK, encoded by the coding sequence ATGCCCAAACATTTTCTGACCATTCTGGACATCCCCAGGGATGAAGTGAAGCAGGTTATCCTGCGCGCCAAGGAGATGAAGGACGCCAAGGTCCGCACCGATCTCCTGGACGGCAAGACCGTGCTGCTGATTTTCGAAAAAGCGTCCACCCGGACCCGCGTGTCCTTCGAGGTGGGCGTGCGCCAGTTGGGCGGGGACCCGGTGTTCATCGCCGCCCGCGACTCCCAGTTGGGGCGCAGCGAACCGCTCAAGGATACCGCCCGTGTCCTCTCCCGATACGCCGATGGGCTCGTCGTGCGAACCTTCGGCCAGGAGAAGCTGGAAACCCTGGTCGATTACGGCGACATCCCGGTGGTCAACGCCCTGACCGACGAATACCACCCGTGCCAGGTCATGGCCGACGTGCTGACCATGTTTGAACGCACCCCGGACCTGGACAAGGTCAAGGTGGCCTGGGTCGGCGACGGCAACAACATGGCCCACTCCTTCATCAACGGCTCGGCCGTTTTCGGCTACGAGCTGCGTCTGGCATGCCCCGAGGGGTACAAGCCCGACCAGGCCATCCTGGACAAGGCCGTCAGCCTCGGCGCCAAGATCACCCTGACCGAAGACCCCAAGGCCGCCGTGGCCGGGGCGGACTACGTCAACACCGACGTGTGGGCGTCCATGGGCCAGGAAGAGGAGCAGAAAAAGCGCGAGGCCGCCTTTGCCGGGTACATGGTGGATGAGTCCCTCATGGGCTTGGCCGCCCCGAACGCGAGCTTCATGCACTGCCTGCCCGCCCACCGCGGCGAGGAGGTCTCCGAGTCCGTCTTCGAGTCCCCGGCCTCCATCGTCTGGGACCAGGCCGAGAACCGGCTCCACGCGCAAAAGGCGATCCTTGAGTGGATCTTTAAATAA
- the argH gene encoding argininosuccinate lyase has product MADKKMWGGRFAQGTAASMEAFSESVSFDRLLYAEDIRGSQAHARMLARQGFLTADEARAICDGLDKVKSEIESGEFVWKTEMEDVHMNVESRLTEIIGPLGGKLHTARSRNDQVALDFRLHVAARLTVWQEHLASVVTVFVDRAEEHKDTMLPGCTHFQPAQPVTLGQHLLAYCQMFKRDFERVADALKRVRVMPLGAAALAGTTHPVDPQAVADDLGLPATFANSMDAVSDRDFVLEAVFASSLIMAHLSRMCEELIIWANPNFGYVKLPDQYSTGSSIMPQKKNPDACEIMRGKTGRVVGSLMGLLVLIKGLPMTYNRDMQEDKEPFFDADRTVTASLGIMADMLRLMEFVPEKMAETVKRGFLNATELADYLAAKGVPFREAHHITGAAVAYAEGRGVGLEDLGLDELKRFSGEIGEDVYAVLDYSAAIRRRITPGGTGPESVATQIRALREWLGTL; this is encoded by the coding sequence ATGGCAGACAAGAAGATGTGGGGCGGGCGGTTCGCACAGGGAACCGCCGCGTCCATGGAGGCGTTTTCCGAATCCGTGTCCTTTGACCGGCTTCTTTACGCCGAGGATATACGCGGCTCCCAGGCCCATGCCCGGATGTTGGCCAGGCAGGGTTTTCTGACCGCCGACGAGGCCCGGGCGATCTGCGACGGCCTGGACAAGGTCAAGTCCGAGATAGAGTCCGGCGAGTTCGTCTGGAAGACCGAGATGGAAGACGTGCATATGAACGTCGAGTCCCGGCTGACCGAGATCATCGGGCCGCTCGGCGGCAAGCTGCACACCGCGCGCAGCCGCAACGACCAGGTGGCCCTGGACTTCCGCCTGCACGTGGCCGCGCGGTTGACCGTCTGGCAGGAGCACCTCGCCTCGGTCGTCACGGTCTTTGTGGACCGCGCCGAGGAGCACAAGGACACCATGCTGCCCGGCTGTACTCATTTCCAGCCCGCCCAGCCCGTGACCCTGGGCCAGCACCTGCTGGCCTACTGCCAGATGTTCAAGCGCGACTTTGAGCGCGTGGCCGACGCCCTGAAACGGGTCCGGGTCATGCCGCTCGGCGCGGCGGCCCTGGCCGGGACCACCCATCCGGTGGACCCGCAGGCCGTGGCCGACGACCTCGGGCTGCCCGCGACGTTCGCCAACTCCATGGACGCCGTGTCCGACCGCGACTTCGTGCTCGAAGCGGTGTTCGCGAGCTCCCTGATCATGGCCCACCTGTCGCGCATGTGCGAGGAGCTGATCATCTGGGCCAACCCGAATTTCGGTTACGTCAAGCTGCCCGACCAGTACTCCACGGGCTCCTCGATCATGCCCCAGAAGAAGAACCCCGACGCCTGCGAGATCATGCGCGGCAAGACCGGCCGCGTGGTTGGCTCGCTCATGGGGCTGCTCGTCCTGATCAAGGGGCTGCCCATGACCTACAACCGGGACATGCAGGAGGACAAGGAGCCGTTTTTCGACGCGGACCGCACGGTCACCGCCTCGCTGGGCATCATGGCCGACATGCTCCGGCTCATGGAGTTCGTGCCCGAAAAGATGGCCGAGACCGTCAAGCGCGGCTTCCTGAACGCCACGGAGCTGGCCGATTACCTGGCTGCCAAGGGGGTGCCCTTCCGCGAGGCGCACCACATCACCGGCGCGGCCGTGGCCTATGCCGAGGGCAGGGGCGTCGGCCTGGAGGATCTCGGGCTGGACGAGTTGAAGCGTTTTTCCGGCGAGATCGGGGAGGACGTTTACGCCGTGCTCGACTACTCGGCGGCCATCCGGCGGCGAATCACCCCCGGTGGCACTGGCCCGGAGTCGGTGGCGACGCAGATCAGGGCGTTGAGGGAGTGGCTCGGCACCCTGTAG
- a CDS encoding ABC transporter permease, whose protein sequence is MVRPVGAILRYGLVILVVGVLWKLTAVALGGVILPNPEDALAALGQAMTTQIFWEHFGVSLYRSVTAMALAWVTAFPLGLVMGSVKRVDDLLAPFVFLTYPVPKIVLLPVFLLLLGLGDTSKIAMIALILGYQILVTTRDGVRSIHPKYFDSVRSLGGSNMDVLREVLLPAALPHGFTALRLGTGVSVAVLFFVESFATTRGLGYMIMDAWGAMDYLTMFSGILGMSIMGAALYEVANVLERKTCKWMFLRAKE, encoded by the coding sequence GTGGTGAGGCCTGTGGGCGCCATCCTGCGCTACGGCCTGGTCATCCTGGTCGTGGGCGTGCTCTGGAAGCTGACCGCCGTGGCCCTGGGCGGGGTCATCCTGCCCAACCCCGAGGACGCCCTGGCGGCTCTGGGCCAGGCCATGACCACGCAAATCTTCTGGGAGCACTTCGGGGTCAGCCTGTACCGCTCGGTGACCGCCATGGCCCTGGCCTGGGTCACGGCTTTTCCTCTCGGCCTGGTCATGGGCAGCGTCAAGCGTGTGGACGACCTCCTGGCCCCGTTCGTCTTCCTGACCTATCCGGTCCCAAAGATCGTGCTCCTGCCCGTGTTCCTGCTTCTGCTCGGCCTGGGCGACACCTCCAAGATCGCCATGATCGCGCTCATCCTCGGCTACCAGATCCTGGTCACCACCCGCGACGGGGTGCGCTCCATCCATCCCAAGTACTTCGATTCGGTCCGCTCCCTGGGGGGCTCGAACATGGACGTCCTGCGCGAGGTCCTGCTCCCGGCGGCGCTCCCGCACGGGTTCACGGCCCTGCGCCTGGGCACCGGCGTGTCCGTGGCCGTTCTTTTTTTCGTTGAATCCTTTGCCACCACCAGGGGGCTGGGATATATGATCATGGACGCCTGGGGGGCCATGGACTATCTGACTATGTTCTCCGGCATCCTCGGCATGTCGATCATGGGCGCGGCCCTGTACGAGGTCGCCAACGTCCTGGAACGCAAGACATGCAAGTGGATGTTCTTGCGCGCCAAGGAGTAA
- the ybeY gene encoding rRNA maturation RNase YbeY: MSVSGPVEIVRETRLDPRFPLSRSELGALAAILLDALGLTGRTFELQLVDDREIARLNREFLGCTGPTNILSFPAHDSEDPGKDGSGEVGEPGDQTFLGELALSVDALARETDLYGQAPLEHLARLLAHGLLHLAGFDHGEVMFDMTDAAVDRVLDEYAEAAG, translated from the coding sequence ATGAGCGTGAGCGGCCCGGTGGAGATCGTCAGGGAGACCCGGCTCGACCCGAGGTTCCCCTTGTCCCGGTCCGAACTCGGGGCGTTGGCCGCGATCCTGCTGGACGCCTTGGGGCTCACCGGCCGCACCTTCGAGCTCCAGTTGGTGGATGACCGCGAGATCGCCCGGCTCAACCGCGAATTTCTGGGCTGCACCGGCCCGACCAACATCCTCAGCTTCCCGGCCCATGACTCGGAGGACCCCGGCAAGGACGGGAGCGGAGAGGTCGGCGAACCCGGCGACCAAACCTTTCTCGGCGAGCTGGCCCTGTCCGTGGACGCCCTGGCGCGGGAGACCGACCTGTACGGCCAGGCCCCGCTGGAGCACCTGGCCCGGCTGTTGGCCCACGGGCTGCTGCACCTGGCCGGGTTCGACCACGGCGAAGTCATGTTCGACATGACGGACGCGGCCGTGGACCGGGTCCTGGACGAATACGCGGAGGCGGCGGGGTAG